The following are encoded together in the Arcticibacterium luteifluviistationis genome:
- a CDS encoding DUF1572 family protein, translating to MEALISVFTKDLNKLKEEVLSYNSEDDLFAIAEGITNSGGNLAMHLNGNLQHFIGGILGKSGYVRNRDEEFSGRFSKEKIVADIDESISVVSKTIGSLSSEELSSPYPEKIFGGEIKTDFFLYHLLGHLNYHLGQVNYHRRLTNK from the coding sequence ATGGAAGCCTTAATTTCTGTATTTACAAAAGACCTAAATAAGCTCAAAGAAGAAGTATTGAGCTATAACTCTGAGGATGACCTTTTTGCGATAGCAGAAGGAATTACCAACTCGGGTGGAAATCTTGCCATGCATTTAAATGGCAATTTGCAGCACTTTATTGGTGGCATTTTGGGCAAATCAGGCTATGTGAGAAACAGAGATGAAGAGTTTTCAGGAAGGTTTTCAAAAGAGAAAATAGTGGCAGATATTGATGAATCTATTTCGGTGGTTTCTAAAACCATAGGTTCGTTAAGTTCGGAAGAGTTATCAAGCCCTTATCCTGAGAAAATTTTTGGTGGAGAAATTAAAACAGATTTTTTCCTTTACCACCTTCTAGGCCATTTGAATTATCACTTAGGCCAAGTAAACTACCATAGACGACTAACAAATAAGTAA
- the serS gene encoding serine--tRNA ligase, translating into MLQIAHIKDNRDAVIAGLEKRNFKDAAAVVDNALEIDQNRRNVQQELDSVLAQSNAMAKQIGGLMKAGKKEEAEAAKAETGQLKAKSKELDEQLKVLSSDLDEVMYTIPNLPHSSVPAGKTPEDNEEIFKHGEVPVLHEGAKPHWDLISDYDIIDFELGNKVTGAGFPFYKGKGAKIQRALINFFLNEAEAAGYGEIQPPIMINEASGYGTGQLPDKEGQMYEATADKLFLIPTAEVPLTNMYRGDIIKEEALPIKHAGYTPCFRREAGSWGAHVRGLNRLHQFDKIEIIQIRKPEESYAALEEMVEHVKGLLEKLELPYRILRLCGGDMGFTAALTYDFEVYSAAQERWLEVSSVSNFENYQANRLKLRYKVEGKTQLLHTLNGSALALPRILASILENNQTADGINIPKVLQPFCGFDKIN; encoded by the coding sequence ATGCTTCAGATAGCACATATAAAAGATAATAGAGATGCCGTAATAGCGGGTCTTGAAAAAAGAAACTTCAAAGACGCAGCCGCTGTAGTGGACAATGCTTTGGAGATTGACCAAAACAGACGTAATGTTCAGCAAGAGTTAGACAGTGTTTTGGCACAATCTAATGCCATGGCAAAGCAAATTGGCGGTTTAATGAAAGCTGGCAAAAAAGAAGAAGCAGAAGCTGCTAAAGCAGAAACGGGTCAACTAAAAGCGAAATCAAAAGAGCTAGATGAGCAATTAAAAGTGCTTAGCTCTGACTTGGACGAGGTGATGTACACCATTCCAAACCTTCCGCATAGCTCTGTTCCTGCTGGAAAAACGCCAGAAGACAATGAAGAAATTTTCAAACATGGGGAAGTTCCTGTTTTACATGAAGGTGCAAAACCTCACTGGGACTTAATTTCGGATTATGATATCATAGACTTTGAATTAGGAAACAAAGTAACGGGTGCTGGTTTTCCTTTTTATAAAGGTAAAGGAGCCAAAATTCAGCGTGCACTTATCAATTTCTTCTTAAACGAAGCAGAAGCTGCAGGATATGGCGAAATACAGCCACCTATCATGATAAACGAAGCCTCTGGTTACGGAACAGGGCAGCTGCCAGACAAAGAGGGGCAAATGTATGAAGCCACGGCAGACAAGCTATTTTTGATACCTACGGCAGAAGTTCCTTTGACAAACATGTACCGCGGTGATATTATCAAAGAAGAGGCATTGCCTATAAAACATGCTGGTTACACGCCATGTTTTAGAAGAGAAGCTGGAAGCTGGGGTGCTCACGTAAGAGGCTTGAACAGGTTACACCAATTTGATAAAATTGAAATCATTCAAATCAGAAAGCCAGAAGAGTCTTATGCCGCACTAGAAGAAATGGTGGAGCACGTAAAAGGCTTGCTAGAAAAACTGGAACTGCCTTACAGAATCTTAAGATTATGTGGTGGCGATATGGGTTTCACGGCTGCTTTGACCTACGATTTTGAGGTTTATTCTGCCGCTCAAGAAAGATGGTTAGAAGTAAGTTCTGTATCAAACTTTGAAAACTATCAGGCAAACAGACTTAAACTACGCTATAAAGTAGAGGGCAAAACGCAGCTGCTTCATACCCTAAATGGTTCAGCATTGGCATTGCCAAGAATTTTGGCTTCTATTTTAGAGAATAACCAAACCGCAGACGGTATCAATATCCCTAAGGTTTTACAGCCATTCTGTGGTTTTGACAAAATAAACTAA
- a CDS encoding 5-formyltetrahydrofolate cyclo-ligase: MKKSVLRKAYLEKRFQLNPIDVSKKSLAIKELLFSRLMMHRYDKVHCFLPVKDRNEVDTTIIINTLHKDFPTSVYVPKIRENGVLTHHLFESNTETAENKWGVPEPTTEGISSEEFFDTDDDILILVPLLAFDKKGQRVGYGKGFYDRFLELATENTTIAGLSFFEAEEEIEDVEETDVPLHHVITGLRVYSF; the protein is encoded by the coding sequence ATGAAAAAGTCGGTCTTGCGTAAAGCATACCTTGAAAAGCGATTCCAGCTGAACCCTATAGATGTTTCTAAAAAGAGCTTGGCCATAAAGGAATTGCTTTTCAGCAGACTTATGATGCACCGCTACGACAAGGTGCATTGTTTTTTGCCTGTAAAAGACCGAAACGAGGTGGATACCACCATTATCATCAATACACTTCACAAAGACTTCCCCACGAGTGTATATGTACCTAAAATAAGAGAAAACGGCGTGCTAACGCATCATCTCTTCGAATCTAACACAGAGACAGCCGAAAACAAATGGGGCGTACCTGAACCAACTACAGAAGGAATATCTTCTGAGGAGTTTTTTGATACTGATGACGACATACTAATTCTGGTTCCACTACTCGCCTTCGACAAAAAAGGCCAACGAGTAGGCTACGGAAAAGGTTTCTACGACCGTTTTCTAGAACTAGCCACCGAAAATACCACCATAGCAGGCTTATCGTTTTTTGAAGCTGAAGAAGAAATAGAAGATGTGGAGGAGACGGATGTTCCGCTGCATCATGTGATAACTGGGCTAAGGGTTTATAGTTTTTAG
- a CDS encoding GEVED domain-containing protein, giving the protein MKHILILLSIFLALSLFPSYSQEFSQNDSLLYFQRKAQEEAFLADVIKRRENEKVSKVNHQKQTTSSLPVTWKPRGPKKLSEGFLDFIFDANDTSGKKAWLATLGGLWYNIDLPSDSSWHKIDAVSDYIYSLAQNPTNSLEIAVSSDKGLYITSDGGNSWSLVSNKFSHSLAYNINGDLFYRNHFEVKKFNRSTNLFESFLEANITFWEEINPEISSLHFDHEGLIYVGLANGKIYRSSSPNGGVWANIMSSPLASNSFYTDFCIAKDNNDNKILYAINTKQSNTNSVNWLRKSTNGGNSWLDLSIPTTQGVHFFLRDNTAFYVDPSDPNKIAMYSGVITYSTNGGTSWNTTSPVSYIRYGYNNHLVSSPSGSFAAVSSMDIDIITGIFSGNSITSEERKNDINTASISPFEFINNYKDSIYFFPIPYTSNDWAFSGVNYLEPILGFQNTPNNLTISDKNEPNLNFVSVPSLRFFNREGEFLENYLDIGSIFGHRIYDEMTNTFYGYKFSSEINNQTILYRVSGVGSGNEKLENLLIGKYFESPTLYVLSKNELLLKAYESNSYKIYRLKIQEDNTVLFNEITLPTNIIEEIKTDRTNSNLIFFCDYNSGLYYSEDKGLTWNNKTGGSLTGVSYYALNPSNPEQVFIVSDYQLYVTNTFLSTTPTWLNITGNLPLKNLYWIKYRESDGQLIISVPYGGIYSTNYFQNSVPDSIIYANYPRTLCVNEPFKVTFYRNGAFSENNSYELWLSDANGDFSNATKIGDSETSPIYGQIPNNTPSGTDYQIRVLSTNTAVPIIRADSEPIEIGQGTPLFLPDYPKAINETNNGFVLNAPVNQNAEVWYVVVPEGNPGPNLEQFISGKDSSGLAYLVADSINAITNESNPLIITGLLAGNNYDVYVATKLPYESCFSSMSKLTVNTIGNPVNYCTPIHTNGCTGDHYISEVVTGIGYSSVKTVLNPFNSGCSGSAYTFNSKNIETIITGINEKTLQIRLHDFKGSFPQRQLGVWIDLNNDGDFEDSNELLRNNPTQNNPTYVNLLAHITSSPGIKRLRIRVIDTEENSNPMSPCNTYISGETEDYLVNVETNEPYIFANLDKESVGQCEVIKVVMEVTGSYNSGNLFQVELSDSTGNFADSTVLLSGLSATLPVNIQVPNSIPSGANYKLRVVSTNPVAITYESAGFSIKPNNKDVLTDYTSGSVQVSQIGTITGKNNIQGTSRIDYKAWNSVILSPAFEASPSSGGTFKAEIVGCDN; this is encoded by the coding sequence ATGAAACACATCTTGATACTCCTATCTATATTTCTTGCACTTAGTTTGTTTCCATCCTATTCTCAAGAATTCTCTCAAAACGATTCTCTCCTTTATTTCCAAAGAAAAGCCCAAGAAGAAGCTTTCTTAGCGGATGTTATAAAGCGAAGAGAAAATGAAAAAGTTTCGAAAGTTAACCACCAGAAACAAACAACATCTAGCCTACCAGTCACTTGGAAACCACGTGGCCCAAAAAAATTATCGGAAGGTTTTCTGGATTTTATATTTGACGCAAACGACACCTCTGGGAAAAAAGCATGGCTGGCTACCTTGGGAGGGCTTTGGTATAATATTGATTTACCATCTGATTCTTCTTGGCATAAGATAGACGCAGTTAGTGACTACATCTATTCTTTAGCTCAAAACCCTACTAATTCTCTTGAAATTGCGGTAAGTTCAGATAAGGGACTTTATATAACCTCCGATGGAGGAAATTCTTGGTCACTTGTTTCCAACAAATTTTCTCATTCTTTGGCCTATAACATCAATGGTGATTTGTTCTATCGCAATCACTTTGAGGTTAAAAAGTTTAATAGATCGACAAACCTTTTCGAATCATTTTTAGAAGCCAATATTACATTTTGGGAAGAAATAAATCCTGAAATCTCCTCCCTCCACTTTGACCATGAAGGTCTCATATATGTCGGGTTAGCGAATGGTAAAATCTACCGCTCTTCATCGCCAAATGGAGGTGTCTGGGCCAACATCATGAGTTCGCCTCTCGCATCTAACTCTTTCTACACAGACTTCTGCATAGCAAAAGATAACAACGATAATAAAATATTGTATGCAATTAACACAAAGCAATCAAATACTAATTCGGTAAACTGGCTCAGAAAAAGTACAAATGGAGGTAATAGCTGGCTAGATCTTTCGATACCAACGACACAAGGTGTACATTTTTTTTTGAGGGATAATACTGCCTTTTATGTTGACCCATCTGACCCTAATAAAATAGCAATGTATTCTGGCGTAATTACATACAGTACTAATGGCGGCACATCTTGGAATACGACTAGTCCTGTCTCTTACATTAGATATGGCTATAATAACCATTTAGTTTCTAGCCCCTCAGGAAGTTTTGCGGCAGTATCGTCTATGGATATCGACATAATTACAGGAATATTTTCTGGTAATTCAATTACTTCGGAAGAAAGAAAAAATGATATTAATACCGCTTCTATAAGTCCTTTTGAGTTCATCAATAACTATAAAGACTCCATTTATTTCTTCCCTATACCCTATACATCTAATGATTGGGCCTTTAGTGGCGTAAATTATCTAGAGCCAATTTTAGGGTTTCAAAATACGCCCAATAATTTAACCATTAGTGATAAAAATGAACCCAATTTAAACTTTGTTTCGGTTCCCTCGCTCCGTTTCTTTAACAGAGAAGGAGAGTTCTTGGAAAACTATCTTGACATTGGAAGTATATTTGGTCATAGAATTTACGATGAGATGACAAATACTTTCTACGGCTATAAGTTCTCCAGTGAAATAAATAATCAAACAATCCTCTATAGAGTGTCTGGCGTTGGTTCTGGAAATGAAAAACTTGAAAATCTTCTAATTGGCAAATACTTCGAAAGCCCAACCCTTTATGTTTTGTCGAAAAATGAGCTTCTTCTTAAAGCTTACGAATCAAATTCATACAAGATATACAGGCTAAAAATCCAAGAAGATAATACTGTGCTTTTTAATGAAATAACTTTACCCACTAATATTATTGAAGAAATAAAAACAGATAGAACAAACTCGAACTTAATCTTTTTTTGTGACTACAATTCAGGTTTATATTATAGTGAGGACAAAGGTCTAACTTGGAATAATAAAACAGGGGGTAGCCTTACCGGCGTTTCTTATTATGCCCTTAATCCTTCAAACCCTGAACAGGTATTTATTGTGTCGGATTATCAGCTTTACGTAACCAATACCTTTTTAAGTACAACGCCAACTTGGCTAAACATAACAGGTAATCTCCCTTTAAAGAACTTATACTGGATAAAATATCGTGAATCTGATGGTCAGCTTATCATATCTGTTCCTTACGGAGGCATTTATTCTACCAACTATTTTCAAAATTCTGTGCCAGACAGTATAATTTATGCCAATTATCCTCGAACACTATGCGTAAACGAGCCATTTAAGGTGACTTTCTATAGAAATGGTGCCTTCTCAGAAAACAATAGCTACGAACTTTGGCTCTCAGACGCCAATGGCGATTTTTCGAACGCCACTAAAATTGGTGATTCAGAAACGTCTCCCATTTATGGTCAAATTCCAAACAATACTCCTTCTGGTACTGATTATCAGATTAGAGTTCTCTCAACGAATACCGCCGTTCCTATTATTCGTGCAGATTCCGAACCTATTGAGATCGGTCAAGGAACCCCTTTATTTCTTCCTGATTATCCAAAAGCAATTAATGAAACTAACAATGGTTTCGTATTAAATGCTCCGGTCAATCAGAATGCTGAAGTATGGTATGTGGTAGTTCCAGAAGGAAATCCTGGCCCAAATCTGGAGCAATTTATTAGTGGTAAAGATTCCTCCGGTCTAGCCTATTTGGTAGCAGATAGTATAAATGCTATAACTAATGAATCAAATCCTCTTATTATTACGGGCCTTCTTGCAGGCAATAATTACGACGTTTATGTAGCAACAAAGCTACCTTACGAATCTTGTTTTTCTTCCATGTCAAAGCTAACAGTCAATACGATTGGAAACCCTGTTAATTATTGTACTCCAATCCATACAAACGGCTGCACAGGCGATCATTATATTTCTGAAGTTGTTACGGGTATTGGGTATTCCTCAGTGAAAACGGTATTAAATCCGTTTAATTCTGGGTGCTCGGGGAGTGCTTATACTTTCAATTCAAAAAATATAGAAACCATTATAACTGGAATAAATGAAAAAACACTTCAAATAAGGCTTCATGATTTTAAAGGCTCTTTTCCACAAAGACAATTAGGTGTATGGATTGACCTTAACAATGATGGAGACTTTGAGGACAGTAACGAATTATTGCGAAATAATCCTACTCAAAATAACCCTACTTATGTGAATTTACTGGCCCATATAACCAGCTCCCCAGGAATTAAAAGATTAAGAATCAGAGTTATTGATACCGAAGAGAATTCCAACCCCATGTCTCCATGTAATACTTATATAAGTGGTGAAACGGAAGACTATTTAGTGAATGTAGAAACCAATGAACCCTATATCTTTGCCAACTTGGATAAAGAGTCCGTGGGTCAATGTGAAGTCATTAAAGTGGTCATGGAAGTTACAGGTAGTTACAATTCTGGAAACCTCTTTCAAGTAGAGCTTTCAGATTCTACAGGGAATTTCGCAGACTCCACCGTTCTGCTTTCTGGCCTTTCGGCTACTTTGCCTGTTAATATTCAAGTTCCAAACAGTATTCCTTCTGGTGCTAATTATAAGCTTAGAGTTGTCTCTACCAATCCAGTAGCTATTACTTATGAATCTGCTGGTTTTAGCATTAAACCCAATAACAAAGACGTGCTAACAGATTATACCTCTGGATCGGTACAAGTTTCACAAATAGGAACTATAACTGGCAAAAACAATATCCAAGGAACTTCTAGAATAGATTACAAAGCATGGAATTCTGTTATTCTAAGCCCAGCATTTGAAGCTAGTCCATCTTCTGGTGGTACTTTTAAGGCTGAAATTGTGGGTTGTGATAATTGA
- a CDS encoding aspartate-semialdehyde dehydrogenase, whose protein sequence is MKVAVVGATGLVGGEILKVLEERNFPVTEIIPVASEKSIGNKVSFKGTEYTVVGFEDAIKMKPNVAIFSAGGGTSLALAPKFAEAGITVIDNSSAWRMDDTKKLVVPEVNASSLTPEDKIIANPNCSTIQMVVVLKPLHDKYKIKRVVVSTYQSVTGSGKKAVDQLFGERAGKEIADPAYPHKIDLNVIPHIDVFLENGYTKEEMKMIKETNKIMEDDSIRVTATTVRIPTVGGHSESLNIEFENDFDLDEVKSLLANMEGVVVQDDPANNVYPMPLNAHGKDETFVGRIRRDESQANTLNLWCVADNLRKGAATNTVQIAEYLNGKGMI, encoded by the coding sequence ATGAAAGTAGCAGTAGTAGGAGCCACTGGTCTTGTAGGTGGCGAAATCTTAAAAGTATTAGAGGAAAGAAATTTTCCTGTAACAGAAATCATCCCAGTAGCTTCTGAGAAGTCTATCGGAAATAAGGTTTCTTTTAAGGGTACAGAATACACCGTGGTGGGTTTTGAAGACGCTATAAAGATGAAACCTAATGTAGCCATTTTCTCTGCCGGCGGCGGAACGTCATTGGCTTTAGCTCCTAAGTTTGCAGAAGCAGGCATTACCGTTATTGACAATTCTTCTGCCTGGAGAATGGACGATACCAAAAAATTGGTAGTTCCTGAGGTTAACGCAAGCTCACTTACCCCAGAAGATAAAATCATTGCCAATCCAAACTGCTCTACCATCCAAATGGTAGTGGTTTTGAAGCCGCTTCATGATAAATACAAGATTAAAAGAGTGGTAGTATCTACTTACCAATCTGTAACAGGTTCTGGCAAAAAAGCTGTTGACCAACTTTTTGGTGAGCGTGCTGGAAAAGAAATTGCAGACCCTGCATACCCACATAAAATAGATTTGAATGTAATTCCTCATATTGATGTATTCCTAGAGAATGGTTACACCAAAGAGGAAATGAAAATGATAAAAGAGACCAACAAAATCATGGAAGACGACAGTATCCGAGTTACGGCTACTACGGTTCGTATTCCTACAGTGGGTGGTCACTCTGAGTCGCTTAATATTGAGTTTGAAAATGATTTCGACTTAGACGAGGTTAAATCTCTATTGGCAAACATGGAAGGCGTGGTAGTTCAAGACGACCCTGCCAACAATGTTTATCCAATGCCGCTTAACGCTCATGGTAAAGATGAGACGTTTGTAGGTAGAATTAGAAGAGATGAGTCTCAAGCAAATACGCTTAACCTTTGGTGTGTAGCAGATAACCTTCGTAAAGGAGCTGCTACTAACACTGTTCAGATTGCGGAATATTTGAATGGCAAAGGAATGATTTAG
- a CDS encoding DMT family transporter: MTQTQKGIIFVAIGAICFSAKAIFIKLAYAQYDVDDITLLTLRFGYALPIFILIAFWRYRKGALSLHTIDKRDFGYIAILSMLGYYWASWFDFKGLQYISAGLERIILFIYPTLVVLFSRLFLKTRISKSALIALGVTYFGVMIIAAEPRIFESENFAKGGAFILVSAVTYSLYLVFGGELIKKYGSINFNSISMILSSLYVLIHFNLFSDVELKNVANGVHFYGILLAIVSTVIPTFMVMEGIKLLGANRGSIVASIGPVSTIILAYIFLGEVLSLQEIIGSTLVLAGVLMIGRK; the protein is encoded by the coding sequence ATGACCCAAACTCAGAAAGGAATAATCTTCGTAGCGATAGGAGCCATCTGCTTTTCAGCAAAAGCTATTTTTATAAAATTGGCTTATGCCCAATATGACGTAGACGACATCACACTTTTGACGCTTCGTTTTGGTTATGCTCTGCCAATCTTTATTTTGATTGCCTTCTGGCGATATAGAAAAGGGGCTTTGTCTTTACACACCATTGATAAACGAGACTTTGGCTATATAGCCATTTTGTCTATGTTGGGGTACTACTGGGCTAGTTGGTTTGATTTTAAAGGTCTCCAGTATATTTCCGCGGGCTTAGAGCGAATCATTCTATTTATCTACCCTACTTTGGTGGTTCTCTTTTCTAGGTTGTTTTTGAAAACACGCATATCCAAAAGTGCTTTGATAGCCTTAGGCGTAACTTATTTTGGAGTTATGATTATTGCGGCCGAGCCGCGAATATTTGAATCAGAAAACTTCGCAAAAGGTGGTGCATTTATTTTGGTAAGTGCGGTTACTTATTCTTTGTATTTAGTTTTTGGCGGTGAGCTTATTAAGAAATATGGCTCCATAAATTTCAACAGTATCTCCATGATACTTTCGTCTTTATATGTATTGATTCATTTCAATTTGTTTTCGGATGTTGAGCTAAAGAATGTTGCAAACGGTGTTCATTTCTACGGCATTCTATTGGCCATTGTAAGCACCGTAATTCCCACATTCATGGTGATGGAGGGGATTAAGCTTTTAGGAGCAAACAGAGGCTCTATTGTTGCCAGTATTGGCCCCGTTTCTACCATTATTCTTGCCTATATATTTTTAGGAGAGGTTTTAAGCTTACAAGAAATCATTGGTTCTACATTAGTTTTGGCTGGGGTGCTTATGATTGGGAGGAAGTAG
- a CDS encoding ThuA domain-containing protein: MRNKIVALLCLITMAFAANAQNGKIKALLFTKTAGFHHESIHEGVAGIRGLAQRHSFQVDWQENSSVFTEEKLKNYDVVIFLNTTGDVLDDKQQAAFEKYIQNGGGYVGVHAAADTEYEWEWYTKMVGMMFKIHPAQQTAYLKVENSNFPGMERFPKKLLWTDEWYEYQKPVLTKDLNYLVSVDEKSYEPYAKWGETEGKGMGDFHPVSWYHNYDGGRAFYTGLGHIGAIYSDQTYLDHLYGGIYWAATGKGL, encoded by the coding sequence ATGAGAAATAAGATAGTAGCATTGCTATGTTTAATTACGATGGCATTTGCTGCAAATGCACAAAACGGAAAGATAAAGGCTCTTCTGTTTACTAAAACCGCAGGCTTTCACCATGAGTCTATTCATGAGGGAGTAGCAGGTATTCGTGGTTTGGCTCAAAGGCATTCTTTCCAGGTAGATTGGCAAGAGAACAGTTCTGTTTTTACAGAAGAGAAATTGAAGAATTATGACGTAGTTATTTTTCTTAATACCACCGGCGATGTTTTGGATGATAAGCAGCAGGCGGCTTTTGAAAAGTATATTCAGAATGGTGGAGGTTATGTAGGAGTACATGCAGCGGCAGATACAGAATATGAGTGGGAATGGTATACTAAAATGGTAGGGATGATGTTTAAAATTCATCCTGCTCAGCAAACAGCTTATCTAAAAGTAGAAAACAGCAATTTTCCTGGGATGGAGCGTTTTCCAAAGAAGTTACTTTGGACTGACGAGTGGTATGAGTACCAGAAACCAGTTTTGACAAAGGACTTAAACTATCTAGTGTCTGTAGATGAAAAGTCTTATGAGCCTTATGCTAAATGGGGAGAAACCGAAGGAAAAGGAATGGGAGATTTTCACCCAGTATCTTGGTACCATAACTATGATGGCGGAAGAGCTTTTTACACGGGTTTAGGACACATTGGAGCTATTTACTCTGACCAAACTTACCTTGACCATCTTTATGGCGGGATTTACTGGGCAGCTACTGGTAAAGGTTTATAA
- a CDS encoding ADP-ribosylglycohydrolase family protein — protein MKQIYVTLFTLFTLFGGHQITAQSAIKFGEKQVKGLNLTEAELYNKVLGNIVGSAIGDAMGAPTEMWSRDAIQLEYGFVKGLDSMVREVSPEGTWKTNLPAGGTTDDTRWKELAFEYLTKQKTTTLNANDFASEILAVYQKAIDRYKEIDSFEPEPYEENTLHVAWLQEWAKVAKPFNENNLDAYSVAMSKFYGGEMVCAGLLYAPAIGVFYPGDANRAYDEMYKLSFFDVGYARDISGLAAAMTAVSMKKDAKKEDLLDVLRSVDPQHYFKSRLVGRTSYRILQKSLGIVKEANDNSENSMQKAFELLDQNQQDMPFHAGEIHLQVLVAMLYSDFDFMKTMQFLTNYGRDNDTTAAIAGGILGTFCGFDGLPVSERQKVIDVSNTELSIDLEKLAQNLTKRIIKLQ, from the coding sequence ATGAAACAGATTTATGTTACTTTATTTACTCTTTTCACTCTTTTTGGCGGTCATCAAATTACAGCTCAATCAGCAATTAAATTTGGAGAGAAGCAGGTAAAGGGTTTAAACTTAACAGAAGCTGAATTATATAATAAAGTTTTAGGGAATATTGTGGGGTCGGCTATTGGAGATGCCATGGGTGCCCCTACAGAAATGTGGAGCCGAGATGCCATACAATTGGAATATGGGTTTGTAAAAGGTTTGGACTCCATGGTTAGAGAAGTTTCGCCAGAAGGTACATGGAAAACTAATTTGCCAGCAGGTGGAACCACAGATGACACAAGATGGAAGGAGTTGGCCTTTGAATATCTTACTAAACAAAAGACTACAACACTAAATGCGAATGATTTTGCCTCTGAGATTTTGGCAGTTTATCAGAAGGCTATAGACCGTTATAAGGAAATAGATTCTTTTGAGCCAGAGCCTTATGAGGAGAATACGCTTCATGTGGCATGGCTACAAGAGTGGGCTAAAGTGGCTAAACCATTTAATGAGAATAATTTGGATGCTTATTCTGTGGCAATGAGCAAGTTTTATGGCGGTGAGATGGTATGTGCAGGCTTGCTTTATGCTCCGGCCATTGGTGTTTTTTACCCAGGTGATGCAAACCGTGCTTATGACGAAATGTATAAGTTGAGCTTTTTTGATGTAGGTTATGCTAGAGATATAAGTGGTTTAGCAGCAGCCATGACAGCTGTCTCAATGAAAAAAGATGCAAAAAAGGAAGACCTTTTAGATGTTTTAAGAAGTGTGGATCCGCAGCATTATTTCAAAAGCAGGTTAGTAGGCAGAACGTCATATAGAATTCTTCAAAAGTCTTTAGGTATAGTGAAGGAGGCTAACGATAATTCGGAAAACTCGATGCAAAAAGCATTTGAACTTTTAGACCAAAACCAGCAGGACATGCCTTTTCACGCAGGTGAAATACATTTGCAAGTTTTAGTAGCTATGCTCTATTCAGACTTTGATTTTATGAAAACCATGCAATTCCTTACTAATTATGGCAGAGATAACGATACCACAGCGGCTATAGCTGGCGGAATTCTAGGAACCTTTTGTGGCTTTGATGGTTTACCAGTTTCAGAAAGGCAAAAAGTCATTGATGTTTCAAATACTGAGTTAAGTATTGATTTAGAAAAGTTAGCACAAAATCTGACTAAAAGAATTATTAAACTTCAGTGA